Proteins co-encoded in one Bacillus sp. FSL H8-0547 genomic window:
- a CDS encoding alpha/beta hydrolase yields the protein MWILLCSILAALIAILAVSFFFSTLITVPRKVEYEKTYRLGVESGEINTEHFEKTPKEEWFIDSYHGYKIHGMWFPVENSKKAIIIAHGITWSLFGSFKYVKMFHKRGYHVLLCDHRFHGLSGGTHTSFGYYESDDLHAWVDHIYEELGSSAFVGILGESLGAASALQYVKKDPRVSFCIADCAFSDLTELLKTRLMLDFKIRFYPLIYLTSMVTKLRYGWGFEEIKPARDLENTKTPILFIHGKEDSFIPVNMTLDMYKMKKGLKQLYLVPKAGHAQAFLTDPEGYETKVLEFLKKIEHDGDGIAEVGGR from the coding sequence ATGTGGATTTTGCTTTGCTCCATACTTGCCGCTTTGATAGCAATACTCGCTGTATCCTTCTTTTTCAGCACCCTTATTACGGTACCCAGAAAAGTGGAATATGAAAAAACGTACAGGCTCGGAGTAGAAAGCGGGGAAATCAATACAGAGCATTTTGAAAAAACGCCTAAAGAAGAATGGTTCATTGACTCCTACCATGGCTACAAGATTCACGGCATGTGGTTTCCTGTTGAGAACAGTAAAAAAGCGATTATTATTGCACACGGCATCACATGGTCGCTGTTCGGAAGCTTTAAGTACGTCAAAATGTTTCATAAACGGGGCTATCATGTTCTTCTGTGCGACCACAGATTCCACGGCCTGAGCGGTGGCACGCATACCTCATTCGGCTACTATGAAAGCGACGACCTGCACGCCTGGGTCGACCATATTTATGAAGAACTCGGATCATCCGCATTTGTGGGAATACTCGGCGAATCCCTTGGAGCGGCGTCCGCCCTGCAGTATGTGAAAAAAGATCCCCGTGTTTCCTTCTGCATTGCAGACTGCGCCTTCAGCGACCTGACCGAACTTTTGAAAACACGGCTCATGCTGGACTTTAAAATCAGATTTTATCCGCTCATCTACCTGACCAGCATGGTCACGAAGCTCAGATACGGGTGGGGATTTGAGGAAATAAAGCCTGCGCGCGATCTTGAGAACACGAAAACACCGATTCTCTTCATCCACGGTAAGGAAGATTCCTTTATCCCTGTCAACATGACCCTTGATATGTACAAAATGAAAAAAGGACTCAAACAGCTGTACCTGGTGCCGAAAGCCGGCCACGCCCAGGCGTTTCTAACAGACCCTGAAGGCTATGAAACTAAGGTACTGGAGTTTCTAAAGAAGATCGAGCATGACGGAGATGGAATAGCTGAAGTGGGGGGACGCTGA
- a CDS encoding DUF1992 domain-containing protein, producing the protein MDLFTILSEDKIKQAIKDGEFNRLPGMGKPLQLEDLSHISPELRVSYKMMKNAGMLDEEAELKKSIHKLEDLASACHDALEKEKLEMQLSEKRVKLERILKKRGTFSSKASAFYKNKINSKWS; encoded by the coding sequence ATGGATCTGTTCACCATTCTGTCAGAGGATAAAATAAAACAGGCAATAAAAGACGGGGAATTTAACCGGCTGCCCGGCATGGGAAAACCGCTTCAGCTTGAGGATTTGTCCCATATTTCCCCCGAGCTGAGAGTGTCCTACAAGATGATGAAGAATGCAGGCATGCTTGATGAAGAGGCAGAGCTGAAAAAATCCATTCATAAGCTTGAAGACCTGGCATCAGCCTGTCATGATGCCCTTGAAAAAGAAAAGCTTGAGATGCAGCTGAGCGAAAAACGGGTAAAGCTTGAAAGAATACTGAAAAAGCGCGGCACATTTTCATCAAAGGCTTCCGCTTTTTACAAAAATAAAATCAATTCGAAATGGTCATAA
- the treR gene encoding trehalose operon repressor, with the protein MKTNNKYLAIYQELADLIKQGILAPDETIPSENELAATYETSRETIRKALNLLAQNGFIQKVKGKGSIVLDVTKMSFPVSGLVSFKELSKNLGRSSRTTVEKLGLIKPDPFIAQQLNLSGGDDVWEVVRSRNIDGESIILDKDYLNSRFIPSLTKEICEDSIYRYIEEELGLKISFAKKEIVVEECTEEDYAYLDLHSFTHIVVVKNHVYLDDTSLFQYTESRHRLDKFRFVDFARRGH; encoded by the coding sequence ATGAAAACAAACAATAAATACCTGGCTATTTACCAGGAGCTTGCCGATTTAATCAAACAGGGCATCCTCGCGCCTGATGAAACAATTCCATCTGAAAACGAGCTCGCTGCAACATACGAGACGTCAAGGGAGACGATCCGCAAGGCGCTCAATCTATTGGCGCAGAACGGGTTCATTCAGAAGGTTAAAGGAAAAGGGTCCATTGTGCTCGATGTGACGAAAATGAGCTTTCCCGTTTCCGGTCTTGTCAGTTTTAAAGAGCTGTCGAAAAACCTTGGACGCTCGTCCCGGACAACTGTAGAAAAATTAGGTCTTATTAAACCGGATCCGTTTATTGCCCAGCAGCTGAACCTTAGCGGCGGGGATGATGTATGGGAGGTTGTCAGGTCACGAAACATCGACGGGGAATCCATTATTCTCGATAAGGATTACCTGAACAGCCGCTTCATTCCTTCCTTAACAAAGGAGATCTGCGAGGATTCCATTTACCGGTACATTGAAGAAGAGCTTGGTCTTAAGATCAGCTTTGCCAAAAAAGAGATTGTTGTGGAAGAGTGTACGGAAGAAGACTATGCTTATCTCGATCTGCACAGCTTTACCCACATCGTTGTAGTAAAAAACCATGTTTACCTGGATGATACAAGTCTGTTTCAGTATACAGAATCAAGGCACAGACTTGATAAGTTCCGGTTTGTGGATTTCGCCCGGAGAGGGCATTGA
- a CDS encoding FAD-binding domain-containing protein yields the protein MNVVWFKRDLRTENHIPLAEAARYGEVLPLYAAEPSFWGTGCLSARHLQFVRESLEDMQLSFEKMGSSLYTFIGEIEDALEEMYETCGDFSLYAYVGSRSAADVSKHERVRDWMTDRGLAFHEYEEYDAPGKNAKQRWEAFCGSEAARMPSRLSIPEKVPDRFFSGSEKLKSLPVKGSPIKFGQQGGETQALETIETFLNERAASYLENRSNPLQSTISSSRLSPYLAWGNISLRTILQKTSIKIENCDNLFPVEQLAAFMDQLKARWKLMENEVEAISELCLHDERPPLFDKWHAGETGIPFADACMKCLHKTGWLPAKYRGMLASFGIAVLELDHAACSEALASLFLDYEPSIHTEQMKKVSSKAVNPVKIGKAEDPDGVFIKRYLPVLERVPAKYIHEPWNYPGFFQLDYQAPVIDLKKAVKPAKKGTERKNKPSDSEQLSFDL from the coding sequence ATGAACGTTGTCTGGTTTAAACGGGACTTGAGGACCGAAAACCACATCCCCCTTGCAGAAGCAGCACGCTATGGAGAAGTTTTGCCGCTGTATGCTGCGGAGCCTTCGTTTTGGGGGACAGGTTGCCTTTCAGCACGGCATCTTCAATTCGTACGGGAAAGTCTTGAAGACATGCAGCTTTCATTTGAGAAAATGGGAAGCAGTCTTTACACATTCATTGGTGAGATAGAGGATGCGCTCGAAGAAATGTATGAAACGTGCGGCGACTTTTCCCTGTATGCGTACGTTGGATCGCGGTCTGCGGCAGACGTGAGCAAGCATGAAAGAGTCAGAGACTGGATGACTGATAGAGGCCTTGCTTTTCATGAGTATGAAGAGTACGATGCACCCGGAAAGAATGCAAAGCAGAGGTGGGAGGCTTTTTGCGGAAGTGAAGCAGCGCGGATGCCCAGCCGCTTATCCATACCTGAAAAGGTTCCGGACCGTTTCTTTTCCGGCTCAGAAAAGCTGAAATCGCTCCCTGTCAAAGGCAGCCCGATAAAATTCGGCCAGCAGGGAGGGGAAACACAGGCACTGGAAACGATTGAAACGTTTTTAAATGAGCGTGCCGCTTCCTATTTAGAAAATCGGTCAAACCCTCTTCAGTCCACGATTTCTTCAAGCAGGCTGTCTCCGTATCTTGCTTGGGGAAACATCTCGCTGCGCACCATTTTACAAAAAACGTCGATAAAGATAGAAAATTGTGATAATTTGTTCCCCGTGGAACAATTGGCGGCTTTTATGGACCAGCTGAAGGCGAGATGGAAGCTGATGGAGAATGAAGTTGAAGCGATTTCAGAGCTGTGTCTTCATGATGAAAGGCCACCATTATTCGACAAATGGCACGCCGGAGAAACAGGCATACCGTTTGCTGATGCATGCATGAAATGTCTGCACAAAACAGGGTGGCTGCCTGCCAAATACCGGGGCATGCTTGCTTCTTTTGGAATTGCGGTTCTCGAACTGGATCACGCAGCGTGTTCGGAAGCACTTGCCTCCCTTTTCCTGGACTATGAGCCGTCGATTCACACCGAACAGATGAAAAAGGTCTCTTCAAAAGCGGTGAACCCTGTCAAAATAGGAAAGGCGGAAGATCCGGACGGAGTTTTTATCAAGAGGTATCTGCCCGTTCTGGAGCGTGTGCCTGCGAAATACATTCATGAACCTTGGAACTATCCAGGTTTTTTTCAGCTTGACTACCAAGCTCCGGTGATTGATCTGAAAAAAGCGGTTAAACCTGCAAAAAAGGGAACGGAACGCAAAAACAAACCTTCTGACAGTGAACAGCTGTCATTTGATTTATAA
- a CDS encoding DUF429 domain-containing protein: MHVVGIDLAGPANHKETAVAVFKKEADSLVLNTLTFHNSDRLILDTVSRLALEGGKVTVGIDAPLSYQDGGGDRPSDKAVRSKLREAGLYHGSIMPPTLNRMVYLTLRGIHLSRALEKYTGSIVEVHPGGAIGLRLKPEDRNLALTYKKSDADRRSLLPFFEQWRMMNLSPDAAETSHGLDACAAALAAWHWADAELEPEICIGADKPFHPFDFCC; this comes from the coding sequence GTGCATGTAGTTGGAATTGATCTTGCGGGTCCTGCCAATCACAAAGAGACGGCAGTTGCTGTTTTTAAAAAAGAAGCGGACAGCCTTGTACTGAACACCTTGACGTTTCATAACAGCGACCGGCTTATTCTGGATACAGTAAGCCGTTTAGCCTTAGAAGGAGGAAAAGTTACTGTCGGAATTGATGCGCCGCTCTCTTATCAGGACGGCGGCGGGGACAGGCCTTCAGACAAAGCTGTCAGATCAAAGCTTCGGGAGGCGGGCCTCTACCACGGCTCCATCATGCCTCCGACCTTGAACCGGATGGTTTATCTCACTTTAAGAGGCATTCACCTGAGCAGGGCGCTTGAAAAATACACGGGTTCTATTGTTGAAGTGCATCCCGGCGGTGCTATTGGGCTCCGGCTGAAGCCTGAGGACCGGAATCTCGCTTTGACATATAAAAAATCAGATGCGGACAGGAGAAGCCTTCTGCCGTTCTTTGAACAATGGAGGATGATGAATCTTTCACCGGACGCTGCAGAGACAAGCCACGGACTTGATGCATGTGCGGCAGCCCTAGCTGCCTGGCACTGGGCAGATGCAGAACTTGAACCCGAAATATGCATAGGGGCCGATAAGCCGTTTCATCCTTTTGATTTTTGCTGCTGA
- the treC gene encoding alpha,alpha-phosphotrehalase has translation MKQPWWKKSAVYQIYPKSFNDTTGNGVGDIQGIIDKLDYLKKLGIDVVWLTPIYESPQKDNGYDISDYFSIHEEYGTMEDFERLLKEAHDRGIKVIMDIVVNHTSTEHAWFKEAQSSKESPYRDFYIWKEGKEDGSEPSNWISKFGGSAWKLDEKTGEYYLHLFDVTQADLNWENEEVRRKVYDMMTFWFEKGVDGFRLDVINLISKDQNFPDDDGNTAPGDGRKFYTDGPRVHEYMKEMNREVFSKYDSMTVGEMSSTTIDNCIQYSNPDSNELSMTFNFHHLKVDYPNGEKWALADFDFQALKQILSKWQVEMHKGGGWNALFWCNHDQPRVVSRYGNDGKYRVESAKMLATTVHMMQGTPYIYQGEEFGMTNPKFESINDYRDVESLNMFNILKEAGKSEEEILEILKSKSRDNSRTPVQWDDSKHAGFTTGTPWIMPAKNYPEINAEKAVQDENSVFYHYQKLIQLRKDIDLITYGDYELIHDDHEQLFSYVRNGDGEKLLVINNFYEKETVFTLPEHIGDEFKAEILISNYPDSSESVKEIILRPFESVVYHLKK, from the coding sequence ATGAAACAGCCCTGGTGGAAAAAATCAGCGGTCTATCAAATTTATCCGAAAAGCTTTAACGATACGACGGGAAATGGAGTCGGCGATATTCAGGGAATCATCGATAAACTTGATTACTTGAAAAAACTCGGCATCGATGTCGTGTGGCTGACGCCGATTTACGAATCTCCCCAAAAAGATAACGGCTACGACATCAGTGATTATTTTTCCATTCATGAAGAATACGGAACGATGGAAGACTTTGAACGCTTGTTAAAAGAGGCTCATGACCGCGGAATTAAAGTCATCATGGATATTGTGGTGAACCACACGTCAACAGAACATGCCTGGTTTAAAGAAGCCCAGTCTTCAAAAGAGAGTCCTTACCGCGATTTTTACATCTGGAAAGAAGGAAAAGAGGACGGTTCTGAGCCTTCAAACTGGATTTCAAAGTTCGGGGGCTCTGCATGGAAGCTGGATGAAAAAACAGGCGAATACTACCTTCACCTTTTTGACGTCACACAGGCTGACCTGAACTGGGAAAACGAAGAGGTCCGCCGGAAAGTGTATGACATGATGACATTCTGGTTTGAAAAAGGTGTCGACGGTTTCAGGCTTGACGTCATTAACCTGATTTCAAAGGATCAGAACTTCCCTGATGACGACGGCAACACTGCTCCGGGAGACGGCCGCAAGTTTTACACAGACGGACCGCGTGTTCATGAGTATATGAAAGAAATGAACAGAGAAGTGTTTTCAAAATATGACAGTATGACAGTGGGCGAAATGTCATCCACGACAATCGACAACTGCATCCAATATTCAAATCCTGATTCAAATGAGCTCAGCATGACGTTCAACTTCCATCACCTGAAAGTGGATTACCCGAACGGGGAGAAGTGGGCGCTCGCAGATTTTGATTTTCAGGCGCTGAAGCAAATCCTTTCAAAATGGCAGGTGGAGATGCATAAAGGCGGCGGCTGGAATGCCCTGTTCTGGTGCAACCATGATCAGCCGCGCGTTGTTTCAAGATACGGAAACGACGGCAAGTACCGCGTGGAATCGGCAAAAATGCTGGCAACAACCGTCCACATGATGCAGGGGACACCCTATATTTATCAGGGCGAGGAATTCGGGATGACAAACCCTAAATTTGAATCCATCAATGACTACCGTGATGTAGAATCTCTGAATATGTTCAATATTTTAAAAGAAGCCGGCAAGTCAGAAGAAGAAATTCTTGAGATTTTAAAGAGCAAATCAAGAGACAATTCCCGCACGCCGGTTCAATGGGATGATTCAAAACATGCAGGATTTACAACAGGCACTCCATGGATCATGCCTGCGAAAAATTACCCGGAGATCAACGCCGAAAAAGCTGTCCAGGATGAAAACTCAGTCTTCTACCACTATCAGAAGCTGATTCAATTAAGAAAAGACATTGATCTCATCACATACGGAGATTACGAACTGATCCACGACGACCATGAGCAGCTGTTTTCCTACGTCCGCAATGGAGACGGCGAAAAACTGCTCGTCATCAACAATTTCTATGAAAAAGAAACCGTCTTTACACTGCCGGAGCACATCGGTGATGAGTTTAAAGCGGAAATCCTGATCAGCAACTACCCGGACTCGAGTGAATCTGTTAAAGAAATCATTCTCCGTCCATTTGAATCCGTCGTTTATCATCTTAAAAAGTAA
- a CDS encoding solute:sodium symporter family transporter, with protein MGGIWFTLLSCAFFMGLVAWISYLKTKGGNEDSNGYFLAGRGLTGGFIAGSLLLTNLSAEQLVGLNGQAYRTNLSNMAWEVTSAFAIVVMALYLLPKYLGGSFTTLPEFLSKRFDEGVRRYTVILFMLGYILVTIPSMLYSGALAVLQMFDVPALFGISYMQSIWLVIWVIGIIGAVYAIFGGLKAVAVSDTLNGIGLLIIGILVPVLGFIALGNGSMLDGMKEITTSHSEKLNAIGSSEDSVPFGTIFTGMIFANLFYWASNQYVIQRTLGAKNLAEGQKGVIISGFYKLLIPLFMMIPGIIVFHQYGDGLKSVDLAYPTLIADVLPTYLSGFFLAVLLGAVFSSFNSLLNSAATMFALDIYKVQVNPKADDKKLISVSKLFGTLLALVALFVSPLLMYAPDGLWDLIRKFTGFFNIPIITIVLVGLLSKFVPAAAAKVVIIFHVIAYYMLVWGTNHLFGFTVDIHFIHIYAILFFIEVFMMLAIGMVKPREQAYIYKTEASVDMMPWKYTIATSIILLALVCATYIVFSPIGLAYADGYVSAAFWPAITGLILITGVLVLASVKHWNRKYEEYLLKQHTRKNYRLRRPSGKLNPVYVRYLTD; from the coding sequence ATGGGAGGAATCTGGTTCACGCTTTTATCATGCGCCTTTTTTATGGGTCTTGTAGCATGGATTTCCTATCTGAAAACAAAAGGCGGCAATGAGGATTCAAACGGTTATTTCCTTGCGGGCAGAGGACTTACGGGTGGTTTTATAGCAGGTTCACTGCTTCTTACAAATTTATCGGCTGAGCAGCTCGTGGGACTTAATGGACAGGCTTACCGCACAAACCTGTCAAATATGGCCTGGGAGGTTACTTCCGCCTTTGCGATTGTTGTGATGGCTTTGTATTTGCTCCCAAAATACCTTGGCGGCAGTTTTACGACTCTCCCCGAATTCCTAAGCAAACGGTTTGATGAGGGCGTAAGACGGTATACCGTCATTCTTTTTATGCTCGGGTATATTCTGGTAACGATTCCTTCCATGCTTTATTCCGGAGCTCTTGCTGTCCTGCAGATGTTTGATGTTCCGGCGCTGTTTGGAATTTCTTATATGCAGTCAATCTGGCTTGTCATTTGGGTGATTGGTATTATCGGAGCTGTTTATGCCATTTTTGGCGGGCTGAAAGCTGTGGCTGTGTCAGATACACTGAACGGAATCGGACTTTTAATCATTGGAATTCTCGTTCCTGTTTTAGGTTTTATCGCCCTCGGCAATGGAAGCATGCTTGACGGCATGAAAGAGATTACAACCTCTCATTCCGAAAAATTGAACGCAATTGGATCGAGTGAAGACTCTGTTCCGTTCGGCACCATTTTCACAGGAATGATTTTCGCCAATCTGTTCTATTGGGCATCCAACCAGTATGTTATTCAACGGACGCTTGGCGCCAAAAACCTTGCTGAAGGTCAAAAAGGGGTCATTATTTCAGGCTTTTATAAGCTGCTTATTCCTCTCTTCATGATGATTCCCGGCATCATTGTTTTCCATCAATATGGTGATGGCCTGAAATCAGTTGACCTTGCTTATCCGACTCTGATTGCGGACGTACTGCCGACGTATCTGTCAGGATTTTTCCTTGCAGTCCTGCTTGGTGCCGTGTTCAGTTCATTCAATTCTCTGCTGAACAGCGCAGCCACGATGTTTGCACTCGATATTTACAAGGTGCAGGTTAATCCGAAGGCTGATGATAAAAAGCTGATCAGCGTGAGCAAGCTGTTTGGAACATTGCTCGCACTTGTCGCATTATTTGTTTCTCCTTTGCTTATGTATGCGCCGGACGGCTTGTGGGATTTAATCCGGAAATTTACCGGCTTTTTCAACATCCCGATTATTACCATTGTCCTTGTCGGTCTGCTTTCTAAATTTGTACCGGCCGCTGCTGCAAAAGTGGTGATCATTTTTCACGTTATTGCCTACTATATGCTCGTTTGGGGAACGAACCATCTCTTCGGCTTTACCGTCGATATCCACTTCATTCATATTTATGCCATTCTCTTCTTTATTGAAGTGTTCATGATGCTTGCAATCGGAATGGTTAAACCGAGAGAACAGGCCTACATTTATAAAACTGAAGCATCGGTTGACATGATGCCGTGGAAGTACACAATTGCTACCTCTATCATTCTGCTTGCGCTCGTCTGCGCAACCTATATCGTTTTCTCTCCAATTGGACTTGCGTATGCGGACGGATATGTGTCGGCGGCATTCTGGCCGGCAATCACTGGTCTCATTCTCATAACAGGCGTTCTCGTCTTAGCTTCTGTTAAACACTGGAACCGAAAGTATGAAGAATACCTGCTGAAGCAGCATACGAGAAAGAATTACAGGCTTCGCCGTCCATCTGGAAAATTGAATCCTGTATATGTTAGATATTTGACTGACTAA
- the treP gene encoding PTS system trehalose-specific EIIBC component has protein sequence MSVNKQEVRDIVDAVGGKENIAAATHCVTRLRFALKDESKVDKEKLDQIDMVKGSFSTNGQFQVVIGQGLVDKVYKEMAEQTGMGESSKEDVKEAVSGKLNPLQRAVKMLADIFIPILPAIVTAGLLMGINNILSGKDIFFDGQSLIQVYPQWADLSSIINLIANTAFTFLPALIGWSAVKRFGGSPLLGIVLGLILVHPDLLNAWSYGEAQAKGEVPVWNLFGLEVEKIGYQGQVLPVLFASYLLAKIEVFLNRRIPDSIKLLVVAPITLLVTGFAAFILIGPVTFAAGNAITDGVIAIFDNFAALGGLLYGGFYSLLVVTGMHHTFLAVDLQLVASAGGTFLWPMLALSNIAQGSAAFAMMRIVKDEKQKGLALTSGISAYLGITEPAMFGVNLRYRYPFIAAMIGSAIAGIFITINHVKAFSIGVGGIPGFLSIQSEYWTAFFIGMAIAIVVPFVLTYVFAKFNWKKK, from the coding sequence ATGAGCGTGAACAAGCAGGAAGTCCGCGACATTGTGGATGCGGTCGGCGGGAAAGAGAACATTGCCGCTGCTACGCACTGTGTCACTCGTCTCCGGTTTGCTTTGAAAGATGAAAGCAAAGTGGATAAAGAGAAGCTTGATCAGATTGATATGGTAAAGGGCTCATTTTCAACAAACGGCCAGTTCCAGGTCGTCATTGGACAGGGGCTTGTTGACAAGGTTTATAAAGAAATGGCTGAACAGACAGGCATGGGCGAGTCGTCCAAAGAGGATGTCAAGGAAGCAGTATCAGGCAAATTGAATCCGCTTCAGCGAGCTGTTAAGATGCTTGCGGATATTTTCATCCCGATTCTTCCGGCGATTGTTACGGCCGGTCTTCTTATGGGGATCAACAACATTCTGAGCGGAAAAGATATTTTCTTTGACGGGCAGTCTCTGATCCAGGTGTACCCGCAATGGGCGGACTTATCCTCCATTATTAACCTGATTGCCAATACCGCCTTCACCTTCCTGCCAGCTTTGATCGGGTGGTCGGCAGTAAAGCGGTTCGGAGGTAGCCCGCTGCTTGGTATTGTCCTTGGTTTGATCCTTGTGCATCCGGATCTTCTGAATGCATGGTCTTACGGTGAAGCTCAGGCCAAAGGAGAGGTGCCGGTATGGAACCTGTTCGGTCTTGAAGTTGAAAAAATCGGCTATCAGGGACAGGTGCTTCCGGTTCTGTTTGCATCGTACCTGCTTGCCAAAATAGAAGTTTTCTTAAACAGGCGGATACCGGATTCCATTAAACTGCTTGTTGTTGCTCCAATCACTCTTTTAGTAACAGGCTTTGCAGCATTTATCCTGATTGGACCTGTTACGTTTGCAGCCGGTAATGCAATCACAGACGGCGTTATTGCCATTTTCGACAACTTTGCTGCTCTTGGCGGTCTCCTGTACGGCGGATTCTATTCGCTGCTTGTTGTAACAGGCATGCATCATACGTTCCTTGCCGTTGACCTTCAGCTTGTAGCGAGCGCCGGAGGAACATTCCTGTGGCCGATGCTTGCTCTGTCAAACATTGCTCAAGGTTCTGCTGCCTTTGCGATGATGCGCATTGTGAAGGATGAAAAGCAAAAAGGTCTTGCCCTGACATCCGGTATTTCCGCTTATCTCGGGATTACGGAGCCGGCCATGTTCGGTGTGAATCTCAGATACCGCTATCCGTTTATCGCTGCAATGATCGGTTCTGCGATTGCAGGTATCTTTATTACAATCAACCATGTCAAAGCATTCTCAATCGGCGTCGGCGGAATCCCCGGATTCCTATCCATCCAGTCTGAATACTGGACAGCGTTCTTTATCGGAATGGCGATAGCCATTGTCGTGCCGTTTGTTCTGACATATGTGTTTGCGAAATTTAACTGGAAGAAAAAATAA
- a CDS encoding NAD(P)/FAD-dependent oxidoreductase, translating into MAKRTIIIGGGIGGLTAAAFLSKEGTDVTVLEASNEWGGCAGKFQRGKFLYPAGATLGMGFEQGGVHDKLFRELSLPFQEHSLLDVIMDIHLPGKTISYYRDRALYLKEAEKHFPHLTAKIHAFYSDIWKTGAEVKKLIDPLPVLPPKTAFEWGKLLKSLKPTTLGLIPYFQSTMAALLKKHGLQNERDFIHLIDAQLIDSMQTTSEDCSAILGAYALTVYHDGAFYVNGGLYQIAEHLAAFAKDRGAVLKKRSWVKSIHKENGRYRVTDRKNKTYDADFIICNLPLPGFTNLLSEDLKNQLSKAYTKKQSLQQWGTMTLYLTVKEEIIPENFPLFHQVMDNDSGDMTEGHHLFLSVSKKGDERRAPAGYRTMTASTHTDLKLWDTKEKYDLYKEVLTNRMLRSIETVIPRLQDGLTDVMPGAPGAWETFTKRPRGMVGGYPQTLQHSLFNSLSHRTGIPGIYLCGDSVFPGAGTIGVSVSGYHASQSVLRDLRS; encoded by the coding sequence ATGGCAAAACGGACGATCATCATCGGAGGCGGTATCGGCGGACTGACGGCAGCTGCCTTTCTTTCAAAAGAAGGAACAGACGTCACCGTTCTTGAAGCATCAAACGAGTGGGGCGGCTGTGCGGGTAAGTTTCAGCGCGGGAAATTTTTATATCCTGCAGGTGCCACCCTCGGCATGGGCTTTGAACAAGGGGGCGTGCACGACAAGCTTTTCCGTGAACTCAGCCTTCCTTTTCAGGAACACAGCCTGCTTGATGTCATCATGGACATTCACCTTCCGGGGAAAACCATTTCCTATTACCGGGACCGGGCTCTTTATTTAAAAGAAGCGGAGAAGCACTTTCCGCATCTTACAGCGAAAATCCATGCATTTTACTCAGACATATGGAAAACCGGTGCGGAAGTAAAAAAGCTCATTGATCCCCTGCCGGTCCTTCCTCCGAAGACAGCTTTTGAGTGGGGGAAGCTCTTAAAGTCACTAAAACCCACCACCCTTGGCCTTATCCCTTATTTTCAGAGTACGATGGCGGCCCTGCTCAAAAAGCATGGACTTCAGAATGAGCGGGACTTTATTCACTTAATTGATGCCCAGCTCATTGATTCGATGCAGACAACGAGCGAGGACTGTTCTGCCATCCTTGGCGCCTACGCCCTGACTGTGTACCATGACGGCGCCTTTTATGTGAATGGCGGTTTGTATCAAATAGCCGAGCATCTGGCTGCATTCGCAAAAGATCGCGGAGCCGTTCTGAAAAAACGATCCTGGGTGAAATCCATTCATAAAGAAAACGGCCGGTACAGAGTGACTGACCGGAAGAACAAGACCTATGACGCGGACTTTATCATCTGCAATCTTCCCCTGCCCGGGTTTACAAACCTCCTTTCCGAAGATTTAAAAAATCAGCTGAGCAAAGCATATACGAAAAAGCAGAGCCTGCAGCAATGGGGCACGATGACGCTTTATCTGACTGTAAAAGAGGAAATCATCCCAGAGAACTTTCCGCTTTTCCATCAGGTGATGGACAATGATTCAGGCGATATGACTGAGGGGCATCACCTGTTTCTCTCAGTTTCAAAAAAAGGCGATGAGCGGAGGGCACCTGCCGGATATAGAACGATGACAGCAAGCACCCATACGGATTTGAAGCTGTGGGATACGAAGGAAAAGTATGATCTGTATAAAGAGGTGCTCACAAACCGGATGCTGCGCTCGATTGAGACAGTGATTCCGCGTCTGCAGGATGGATTGACAGATGTCATGCCGGGGGCTCCGGGAGCGTGGGAAACGTTCACTAAAAGACCGCGGGGAATGGTCGGAGGCTATCCGCAAACTCTGCAGCATTCGCTGTTCAACAGTCTGTCACACCGCACCGGCATCCCGGGCATCTATCTGTGCGGCGACAGTGTGTTTCCCGGGGCAGGAACGATTGGTGTTTCTGTCAGCGGGTATCATGCTTCCCAGTCTGTTCTCAGGGATTTGCGCAGCTGA